One Setaria viridis chromosome 7, Setaria_viridis_v4.0, whole genome shotgun sequence genomic region harbors:
- the LOC117865281 gene encoding uncharacterized protein, with protein MASSKKRSKSASAACLPDEIVELILLRLPASATIRFHAVCRAWALLLSSPGFKDAYAAEASARRRRASEFVLLAPSPASPNGATAVYSCRPGGAGAEPLFTIDRLRPGFLIASSKPCNGLVLLTDTSCGFAYWVCNPSTGESRRLPQQRRHGQGLSSAGLAYDDQTKEHKVVHLFCHGDDLRPRCEVYTLCSPSRQWRPVSLPVPRSLADAMACALMFEAAVTKVPPVFANGFLHWQIYPNMDMDYRGLFPESIAYPYYTAAVLCFSVASETFDLVAGPAVDDMYRGLELDDSSPAVPLHLVELQGSLCMVRDLRHLPHGEESLMMDIWALRDYRTSTWSLVHRIAMTPHVASGVHSPRFVTVLGYLGGDGEMMSCEKKILIATSQHRVYAYDPATGDAETVLTNVLGLQEEAVAGLRLGLYEDSLARTGGESRRQMEVASALTEILVRLPVRSIAQCMLVCKQWHAVIESESFVMSHLLVSRQRRKVVMVTSGRARENFFGFMPMETWLGHPDPAARLLDSPLVVCSKPCHGLNLISTSSDDYLCNPCTGSIRCLGIRGKFRNNNNPQDNKVGPPDHQRRHAFTVGSGRNVGLGFDRLTREHVVVEISHLDGALVCMVKTDCAEYWTRVGDPPMPVTDMPPAHVDGTLYWMSEPELEAAAGDRFVVAFDISARVFTVFPCQPCNGRSISNPFVVELEGVLSVVVADAEENTLRIWMMREHGASWANSYNVCLDKHPDFSLGTDNVVVVPMEIAGKDDGKKILLNTGRALGYYETRTRAIDALYSLDQLLAFPMLYEESLAGIQDDEQPDHVAPPLWDDQGRPKEQPGYSIFRSCERSGCHGPAATYASCCRRALCRECLAQCRDHSDWTFVDFAPGTPRTVMGIQEDLQLPVEHPSVPGPEYCYCYSERDEDEDDVGRHVFVALKDHVRFRQPWRLIECGYRTDGEVVRETWVRRYRAYDDGSF; from the coding sequence ATGGCATCGTCCAAGAAGAGGAGCAAGAGCGCCTCCGCAGCCTGCCTACCAGACGAGATAGTAGAACTGATCCTGTTACGCCTGCCGGCTTCTGCCACGATACGCTTCCACGCCGTCTGCCGCGCATGGGCCTTGCTGCTCTCCTCTCCCGGCTTCAAGGACGCATACGCCGCCGAGGCCAGCGCCCGCAGGCGCAGGGCGAGCGAATTCGTCCTCTTGGCGCCGTCGCCCGCGTCGCCCAACGGCGCCACGGCCGTCTACTCATGCCgcccgggcggcgcgggagccgaGCCGCTCTTCACCATCGACCGCCTGCGCCCCGGCTTCCTGATCGCCTCGAGTAAGCCGTGCAACGGCCTGGTCCTCCTGACCGACACCAGCTGCGGCTTCGCCTACTGGGTGTGCAACCCCAGCACCGGGGAGTCCAGGCGCCtcccgcagcagcgccgccacggCCAAGGCCTCTCCAGCGCCGGCCTGGCCTACGATGATCAGACCAAGGAGCACAAGGTGGTCCACCTCTTCTGCCACGGGGACGACTTGCGCCCGCGCTGTGAGGTTTACACGCTATGCAGCCCGAGCCGCCAATGGAGGCCGGTCTCCTTACCCGTGCCACGGAGTCTCGCTGATGCCATGGCCTGCGCCCTTATGTTCGAGGCCGCCGTGACCAAAGTGCCTCCTGTGTTTGCGAACGGGTTCTTGCACTGGCAGATCTACCCTAACATGGATATGGATTATCGCGGTCTCTTTCCTGAGTCGATAGCTTACCCCTACTACACTGCTGCGGTGCTCTGCTTCTCGGTCGCCAGCGAGACTTTCGACCTGGTCGCAGGACCTGCTGTCGACGACATGTATCGTGGATTGGAATTGGATGATAGCTCTCCGGCAGTCCCGTTGCACCTGGTCGAGCTCCAGGGCTCCCTCTGCATGGTCCGTGACCTTCGCCATCTCCCCCATGGAGAAGAAAGCTTGATGATGGATATATGGGCGCTGAGAGATTACCGCACCAGCACCTGGTCGCTCGTCCATCGTATCGCCATGACACCGCATGTAGCAAGTGGCGTGCACAGCCCACGGTTCGTCACCGTCCTTGGATACCTTGGCGGAGACGGGGAGATGATGAGCTGCGAGAAGAAGATACTGATCGCTACCTCTCAGCACAGGGTGTACGCATACGACCCGGCAACAGGGGACGCCGAGACGGTGCTCACGAATGTCCTCGGTTTACAGGAGGAAGCTGTGGCCGGTCTTCGGCTTGGTCTGTACGAGGATAGCCTTGCCCGTACAGGCGGCGAAAGTCGTCGCCAGATGGAAGTGGCGTCGGCACTGACCGAAATCCTGGTGAGGTTGCCTGTCAGATCAATTGCCCAATGCATGCTTGTTTGCAAGCAGTGGCACGCGGTGATTGAGAGTGAGAGCTTCGTCATGTCACACCTGCTCGTGAGCAGGCAGCGAAGGAAGGTTGTGATGGTCACCAGCGGCCGTGCCCGGGAGAATTTCTTTGGCTTCATGCCAATGGAGACTTGGCTTGGGCATCCCGATCCGGCAGCTCGTCTGCTAGACTCTCCGCTTGTTGTCTGCTCCAAGCCGTGCCACGGGCTCAACCTGATAAGCACCAGCAGCGACGACTACCTGTGCAACCCTTGCACCGGCTCCATCCGGTGCCTTGGAATCCGCGGCAAGTTCCGTAACAACAATAATCCACAAGACAATAAAGTTGGCCCTCCGGACCACCAACGCCGCCATGCTTTCACGGTCGGCAGTGGCAGGAACGTCGGGCTGGGCTTCGACAGGCTAACACGGGAGCATGTTGTGGTCGAGATAAGCCACTTGGATGGCGCTCTAGTGTGCATGGTCAAGACGGACTGCGCAGAGTACTGGACCCGGGTCGGCGACCCGCCGATGCCAGTGACCGACATGCCTCCTGCACATGTCGACGGGACGCTGTACTGGATGAGCGAGCCGGAACTAGAAGCGGCGGCCGGAGACCGCTTCGTCGTGGCATTTGACATTTCGGCTCGGGTCTTCACCGTCTTTCCGTGCCAGCCGTGCAACGGCCGTAGTATTAGCAATCCGTTTGTCGTGGAGCTGGAAGGAGTGCTGTctgtcgtcgtcgccgacgcGGAGGAAAATACGCTGCGGATATGGATGATGCGGGAGCACGGCGCATCATGGGCCAACTCCTACAACGTTTGCCTGGACAAACACCCGGATTTTTCACTCGGGACAGACAACGTGGTAGTGGTTCCAATGGAGATCGCCGGCAAAGACGACGGCAAGAAGATCTTGCTCAACACAGGACGAGCTCTGGGCTACTATGAGACGAGGACACGAGCAATCGATGCCTTGTACTCGCTGGACCAGCTGCTGGCCTTCCCCATGCTGTACGAGGAGAGCTTGGCCGGCATCCAAGACGACGAGCAGCCCGATCATGTCGCGCCGCCGCTTTGGGACGACCAAGGGCGCCCAAAGGAGCAGCCGGGCTACAGCATATTCCGGTCGTGCGAAAGGAGCGGGTGCCACGGACCGGCTGCCACGTACGCGAGCTGCTGCAGGAGAGCGCTTTGCCGGGAGTGCCTCGCCCAGTGTCGCGATCACAGCGACTGGACCTTCGTCGATTTCGCACCCGGCACGCCGCGCACGGTGATGGGGATACAAGAGGACCTGCAGCTGCCGGTGGAGCACCCGTCCGTGCCGGGTCCCGAGTATTGCTACTGCTATTCAGAgcgggacgaggacgaggacgacgttGGGCGGCACGTgttcgtggcgctcaaggatcACGTGCGCTTCAGGCAGCCGTGGCGTCTGATCGAGTGCGGGTACAGAACGGACGGGGAGGTCGTCAGGGAGACGTGGGTTCGCAGATACCGTGCGTATGACGATGGTAGCTTTTAG
- the LOC117862830 gene encoding uncharacterized protein, whose product MPAAPGTGPGCLGSPAQAPSGSLAGVQGAPRRLGTSKPSWIVRTESNVRRERPKRPDPPCTICKGTGRIDCRNCFGRGRTNHAELVMLPKGEWPHWCRICGGSGLDYCFRCHGTGEYREPMGFHFTMTPTKKTAAPPMGDLFSRPQAARYIAEWLAGLSLLRRKMLRRRESMTPQGPAAAASNEALANVFQRLPPKCAAACRGVCLRWSVLLSSPRLAALADADVDAAGSSTCFAGRDGVCGAGQIERRRRRGGAVFWLPPLPKHQYRRSRKKHVYRGMF is encoded by the exons ATGCCTGCGGCGCCGGGGACCGGCCCCGGCTGCCTGGGGTCGCCGGCGCAGGCCCCCTCGGGCTCCCTCGCCGGGGTTCAAGGCGCCCCGCGGCGGCTGGGAACATCGAAGCCGTCGTGGATCGTCCGCACTGAG TCAAACGTGAGGAGGGAGAGGCCAAAGCGACCTGATCCTCCTTGCACCATCTGCAAAGGCACAGGGAGAATAGACTGCCGGAACTGTTTCGGCCGAG GCAGAACAAACCATGCCGAGCTTGTCATGCTCCCGAAGGGCGAATGGCCACACTG GTGTCGAATTTGTGGTGGCAGTGGACTGGACTACTGCTTCCGGTGCCATGGAACTGGTGAATATCGAGAACCAATGGGCTTCCACTTCACT ATGACGCCGACGAAGAAGACGGCAGCGCCACCGATGGGCGATCTCTTCAGCCGGCCTCAAGCCGCCCGCTACATCGCCGAGTGGCTCGCCGGGTTGAGCCTGCTGCGGAGGAAGATGCTGAGGCGGCGTGAGTCCATGACGCCGCAGggcccggcggccgcggcgtcgaaCGAGGCCCTGGCGAACGTGTTCCAGCGGCTGCCGCCCaagtgcgccgccgcctgccgcggcGTGTGCCTCCGGTGGTCCGTGCTGCTCTCCTCGCCCCGCCTCGCGGCCCTCGCCGATGccgacgtcgacgccgccggcTCGTCCACGTGCTTCGCTGGCCGCGACGGTGTCTGCGGTGCAGGCCAAATcgaacgccggcggcggcgcggcggcgccgtgttCTGGCTTCCGCCGCTGCCTAAGCATCAGTACAGGCGATCTAGGAAGAAGCATGTGTACAGGGGCATGTTCTGA
- the LOC117862414 gene encoding uncharacterized protein, whose translation MGSGVPPPDGVSPAGGFTVDAAVYADGGGSIKAGNTKTLCAGAATSHSHGRDYSCERNMKTPPAGAGVAASCSHEEDSSCERNMKTPPADAGVATSPLRKDSSDQPLYGADDGGYSSVPSMKPPTSSENGIPAAKRCRVADVNALVQHKEVPPITRRGPSVNLNVDVLMEIFARLQPDVLLRMATACSFFREVIRSSDFRHCYRSNQKGKMLGFFMKKKARGKTRVMYPYVRCDGLSAQMSRASESIRDLWVSAETCPNSYWPYFELLDSRDGKLLLLAGNSSRDQDMFVFYPHARKNRHRQIPRLRFFHDTQIVTAALLPDERTHHYNVIVLAKRVSRSKVTLNTPLVETVVACYSSSAGRWIKAKTIQSFVLPAKKMLQIGSVLIDDMIYFLHRGEELITVQISSLELATTILPDIGGAKKTTLRTSHISRGQGSQLCLAMVSGRNIRVYTYSNPSKSWENKTNWLTLGGGIKVIGSSESQGLILVKTGTLDVVSVEMETGLVKSVSVGNCESDEVLAYEQECPAVSQMIM comes from the exons ATGGGGAGCGGCGTGCCGCCTCCGGACGGCGTTTCTCCGGCCGGTGGATTCACCGTCGACGCCGCGGTGTACG CCGATGGTGGGGGAAGCATTAAAGCGGGGAACACGAAGACGCTCTGTGCAGGGGCGGCGACCTCGCACTCGCACGGGAGAGACTACTCCTGCGAGAGGAACATGAAGACGCCGCCTGCAGGTGCAGGAGTAGCGGCGTCGTGCTCGCACGAGGAAGACTCTTCCTGCGAGAGGAACATGAAGACGCCGCCTGCAGATGCAGGGGTGGCGACGTCGCCGTTGCGGAAAGACTCCTCCGACCAGCCGTTATACGGAG CTGATGATGGGGGCTATTCTTCTGTGCCGAGTATGAAGCCCCCGACTTCCTCTGAGAATGGAATTCCAGCAGCAAAGCGGTGCAGAGTCGCAGATGTTAACGCTCTCGTGCAACACAAAGAG GTCCCACCAATTACCAGGAGAGGCCCTTCAGTCAACTTAAATGTGGATGTCCTTATGGAGATCTTTGCTAGGCTACAACCTGATGTACTACTGCGCATGGCAACAGCTTGTAGTTTCTTCCGAGAGGTTATCAGATCATCTGATTTTCGACACTGCTACCGTTCAAATCAGAAGGGCAAAATGCTGGGCTTCTTTATGAAGAAAAAGGCACGTGGAAAAACACGTGTGATGTATCCATATGTTAGATGTGATGGTCTTTCTGCACAAATGTCACGAGCTTCAGAGTCAATTAGAGATCTGTGGGTTTCAGCAGAAACTTGCCCGAACAGTTATTGGCCATACTTTGAGCTATTGGACTCCAGGGATGGGAAGTTGCTGCTGTTAGCTGGCAACTCTAGTCGAGACCAAGATATGTTTGTGTTTTATCCCCATGCAAG GAAGAATCGGCACCGGCAGATACCACGCCTACGGTTTTTCCATGACACCCAAATTGTGACTGCTGCATTACTTCCAGATGAACGGACTCATCATTACAATGTGATTGTTCTAGCAAAACGAGTCTCACGTTCAAAGGTGACATTGAATACTCCACTGGTGGAGACAGTGGTAGCATGCTATAGTTCTTCAGCCGGCAGATGGATTAAAGCAAAGACCATTCAGTCATTCGTACtgccagctaagaaaatgcttcAAATTGGATCGGTACTCATTGATGACATGATATATTTCTTGCATCGCGGCGAAGAACTAATCACTGTTCAGATTTCCAGCCTGGAACTTG CAACAACCATACTCCCTGATATTGGAGGTGCCAAAAAAACAACATTAAGGACGAGTCATATATCTCGAGGACAAGGCAGCCAGCTATGTTTAGCTATGGTTTCTGGAAGGAACATTAGGGTCTACACTTACAGCAACCCTTCAAAGTCTTGGGAAAACAAGACAAACTGGTTAACTCTAGGAGGAGGTATCAAAGTGATAGGATCATCTGAGAGTCAGGGCTTGATACTAGTGAAAACTGGCACTTTGGATGTTGTCTCTGTTGAAATGGAAACAGGCTTAGTGAAGTCAGTATCAGTTGGCAACTGTGAAAGTGATGAGGTTCTGGCGTACGAACAAGAGTGCCCTGCAGTCTCCCAAATGATCATGTGA
- the LOC117865922 gene encoding uncharacterized protein: protein MAMRRRSVWDSPVFRFPEDPPRVRSLPQFLSVPNQIRPLIYYPLIPLPRMQIDSPSRFVLTLFCFLIRAGKPVEVFEAARVERMLRSGQSADAEHYLERFLPPIPIRDRSPLSILLRFHVRVFRIISKVAAGGPSGAKMAALFANPSEYISTYAPEPLQRWMKAH from the coding sequence atggcgatgcggcgGCGCTCCGTTTGGGACTCGCCGGTGTTCCGCTTTCCTGAAGATCCACCGCGAGTACGCTCGCTACCTCAATTTCTATCTGTACCCAATCAGATCAGACCCTTGATCTACTATCCATTGATTCCCCTGCCTCGGATGCAGATCGATTCACCGTCCCGCTTTGTCCTGACACTCTTTTGCTTCCTGATCAGGGCGGGGAAGCCTGTGGAGGTGTTTGAGGCTGCGCGCGTCGAGCGGATGCTGCGGTCGGGGCAGTCGGCCGACGCGGAGCATTACCTGGAGCGTTTCCTGCCGCCCATCCCCATCAGGGACCGGAGCCCGCTGTCGATCTTGCTCCGGTTCCACGTCCGCGTCTTCAGGATCATCTCCAAggtcgccgccggtggcccATCAGGTGCAAAGATGGCCGCACTCTTCGCAAACCCCAGCGAGTACATTAGTACATATGCTCCGGAGCCCCTACAGCGCTGGAT